The following are encoded in a window of Candida dubliniensis CD36 chromosome 4, complete sequence genomic DNA:
- a CDS encoding transcriptional activator, putative (Similar to S. cerevisiae HAP3;~spliced gene;~In S. cerevisiae: subunit of the heme-activated, glucose-repressed Hap2p/3p/4p/5p CCAAT-binding complex, a transcriptional activator and global regulator of respiratory gene expression), translated as MIMKSKNKIDFYLLPMCLFFFFSKVGRVMKKALPEHAKLSKESKECIQECVSEFISFITSQAADRCLVEKRKTLNGEDILWAMYTLGFENYSETLKIYLAKYRQYEQEQLTLKPPRKKIRKKKKTNDNSSSSSKLQNKEEQDQNLQQNQQYDYDEEEEEEEADISDIQSNLILQNLPEYSDDYFEDEDEDDKDRQQSDENSDNNDPQSINLQQQQHQQFNNIDSDPITESNQQESFFTNSSNAQYYPHQSQYVNTTLPSSSSSSIINIDNNRSIQSQLLSTHPQPRQYQDQQQSHNDKQQQQQQQRIIPDLLNITNSYSEDEFI; from the exons atgattatgaaaTCAAAGAACAAGATCGATTTCTACCTATTGCCAATG tgtctttttttttttttttctaaagTTGGAAGAGTGATGAAAAAGGCATTACCAGAACATgcaaaattatcaaaagaatcaaaagaatGTATTCAAGAATGTGTATCGGAATTTATATCATTTATAACTAGTCAAGCTGCTGATCGATGTTTAGTAGAAAAACGGAAAACTTTAAATGGTGAAGATATATTATGGGCAATGTATACTTTAggttttgaaaattattcagaaactttgaaaatttaTCTTGCTAAATATCGTCAA tatgaacaagaacaattgACTCTTAAACCaccaagaaagaaaatacggaaaaagaagaagactAATGATAActcgtcatcatcatcaaagtTGCAAAACAAGGAGGAACAAGACCAAAACTTACAACAGAATCAACaatatgattatgatgaggaagaagaagaagaagaggcAGATATATCAGATATACAACTGAATTTAATATTACAAAATTTACCTGAATATTCtgatgattattttgaagatgaagatgaagatgataaaGACAGGCAACAATCAGATGAAAAtagtgataataatgatccTCAACTGATTAatttgcaacaacaacaacatcaacaatttaataatattgattctGATCCAATTACTgaatcaaatcaacaagaaTCTTTTTTCACTAATAGTAGTAATGCACAATATTATCCTCATCAATCACAATATGTAAATACAACATtaccttcttcttcatcttcatcaataataaatattgataataatagatCTATACAATcacaattattatcaactcATCCACAACCTAGACAATATCaagatcaacaacaaagtcataatgataaacaacaacaacaacaacaacaacgtaTTATTCCTGATTTACTCAATATTACTAATTCATATTCCGAAGatgaatttatttga
- a CDS encoding bud emergence protein, putative (Similar to S. cerevisiae BEM1;~In C. albicans: required for wild-type budding, hyphal growth, and virulence;~In S. cerevisiae: involved in establishing cell polarity and morphogenesis), with translation MIKTFRKSKRSSSNSSSPKKTISRVSSTSSNQTSHDGMLQSPKKVIKALYDYEPQGPGELKFSKGDFFHVLDDVDDELHKEAEANGWIEATNPMTQLKGMVPLSYFEVFDRSRPIMGTNFIDNQHHHQQQQQQQQGTINNGAGHRNLQQTLYAVTLYEFTAEREDELDVMPNENLIICAHHDYEWFIAKPINRLGGPGLVPVSYVKIIDLLNPNSHYTSIDTSRRSQVVEVINAFNIPTVEQWKNQTAKYQASTIPLGSISGSGTPPTSANSQYFDNHTMTSNRSSSGSSISIIEASVDSYQLDHGRYQYSITARLSNGRIRYLYRYYQDFYDLQVKLLELFPYEAGRIENSKRIIPSIPGPLINVNDSISKLRREKLDYYLSNLIALPNHISRSEEVLKLFDVLDNGFDRETDSINKRFSKPISQKSNSHQDRLSQYSNFNVLQQQQQQQQLANHSRGSDNSPTNESSGSNLVNSSHNDSSLSSSPPPPSQTATATSTIGGESSAKQPKVKVKFYFDDDIFVLLIPTNLRLQDLKTKLFKRLELDINYKYEKKLDNKKLSSESIHLFLKNDFEDFLIENNSDSNGNGNGNDNEIDLEDEINKEKLGEFEVNDDEKFQSVLFDKCKLMVLVY, from the coding sequence ATGATTAAAACGTTTCGGAAAAGTAAAAGACTGTCGAGTAATTCAAGTTCACCCAAGAAAACAATATCTCGAGTATCATCAACTTCTAGTAATCAAACTTCTCATGATGGAATGTTACAATCACCTAAAAAAGTCATTAAAGCTCtttatgattatgaacCTCAAGGTCCTggagaattgaaattttctaAAGGGGATTTTTTCCATGTATTAGATGATGTGGATGATGAATTACATAAAGAAGCTGAAGCCAATGGATGGATAGAAGCAACAAACCCAATGACTCAACTCAAGGGGATGGTCCCTCTTAGTTATTTTGAAGTATTTGATCGATCTCGTCCTATAATGGGCACAAATTTCATTGAtaatcaacatcatcatcaacaacaacaacaacaacagcaggGAACAATTAACAATGGAGCAGGACATCGAAATTTACAACAAACATTATATGCAGTTACATTATATGAATTTACTGCTGAACGAGAAGATGAATTAGATGTAATGCctaatgaaaatttaattatttgtgCTCATCATGATTATGAATGGTTTATTGCTAAACCAATAAATCGATTAGGTGGTCCAGGTTTAGTTCCAGTATCTTATgttaaaattattgatctTTTAAATCCCAATTCTCATTATACTTCAATTGATACATCAAGGCGATCACAAGTTGTTGAAGTGATTAATGCATTTAATATACCGACAGTGGAACAATGGAAAAATCAAACTGCTAAATATCAAGCTTCAACTATCCCTCTTGGATCAATATCAGGAAGTGGTACCCCACCAACATCTGCCAATTCacaatattttgataatcatACTATGACTTCCAATCGATCATCTCTGggttcatcaatttctatTATTGAAGCTAGTGTTGATTCATATCAATTAGATCATGGTCGATATCAATATTCCATTACGGCTCGATTAAGTAATGGGAGAATAAGATATTTATATCGATATTATCAAGATTTTTATGATTTACaagttaaattattagaattattCCCTTATGAAGCgggaagaattgaaaattctaAAAGAATAATTCCATCTATACCAGGACCTTTGATTAATGtaaatgattcaatatcaaaattaagaagagaaaaattggattattatttatcaaatttaattgcATTACCTAATCATATATCTCGATCGGAAGAagtattaaaattatttgatgtttTAGATAATGGATTTGATCGAGAAACTGATTCTATTAATAAACGATTTTCTAAACCAATTAgtcaaaaatcaaattctcATCAAGATAGATTATCTCAATATTCCAATTTCAATGttttgcaacaacaacaacaacaacaacaattagCTAATCATTCACGAGGTTCTGATAATTCACCTACTAATGAATCATCAGGTTCAAATTTAGTTAATTCTTCTCATAAtgattcatcattatcatcatcaccaccaccaccgtCACAAACAGCAACTGCAACCAGTACAATTGGAGGCGAATCTTCAGCAAAACAACCAAAAGTTAAAGtgaaattttattttgatgatgatatatttgtattattaattcCAACTAATTTACGATTACAAGatttaaaaacaaaattatttaaacgattagaattagatattaattataaatatgaaaaaaaattggataatAAAAAACTTTCATCagaatcaattcatttatttttgaaaaatgattttgaagattttttaattgaaaataatagtgatagtaatggtaatggtaatggtaatgataatgaaattgatttagaagatgaaattaataaagaaaaattaggAGAATTTGAagttaatgatgatgaaaaattccaaagtgttttatttgataaatgtAAATTAATGGTTTTAgtatattaa